Proteins co-encoded in one Malus sylvestris chromosome 9, drMalSylv7.2, whole genome shotgun sequence genomic window:
- the LOC126583383 gene encoding DNA-dependent metalloprotease WSS1-like yields the protein MDLNDLNKVWEIKPLKKIGEEDAREILEKVAKQVQPIMRKRQWKVKVLSEFCPANPGLQGLNVGGGVEIKLRLRRPNSDWVFYPYEQILDTMLHELCHNEHGPHNADFYRLLDEIRRECEELIAKGISGTGQGFDLPGRRLGGFSRQAPLSSIRQTALAAAETRARRGALLPSGPKRLGGDSNIKAALSPVQAAAMAAERRLHDDLWCGSKSSEGDIGVHGNIGTSQRPQPFAFTDGVSNIKPKPGQEEMDDQAKWKCSMCTLLNKPLTLRCTACGTLKEDLKFKVWSCKFCTLDNRVELDRCLACGEWRYSSGPPVPTHGPYVGT from the exons ATGGATCTTAATGATCTTAACAAGGTGTGGGAAATCAAACCACTAAAGAAGATTGGGGAAGAGGATGCAAGGGAAATACTTGAGAAGGTAGCGAAACAAGTGCAGCCGATAATGCGCAAACGTCAATGGAAAGTCAAAGTGCTTTCGGAATTCTG TCCTGCCAATCCTGGTCTTCAGGGGCTCAATGTAGGAGGAGGTGTTGAAATTAAGCTCAGACTGCGGAGGCCGAACAGTGATTGGGTTTTCTACCCGTATGAACAGATCCTTGATACAATGCTGCATGAGCTCTGCCACAACGAACATGGTCCTCACAATGCTGACTTTTACAGACTTTTGGATGAGATCAGAAGG GAATGTGAGGAACTGATAGCTAAGGGGATTTCAGGCACGGGGCAAGGATTTGATCTTCCTGGAAGACGTTTGGGTGGTTTCTCCCGTCAAGCCCCTCTGTCATCTATTCGCCAGACTGCCTTGGCTGCTGCTGAAACCAGAGCACGCCGTGGAGCTTTGTTACCATCAGGGCCTAAGCGTTTAGGTGGCGATAGCAACATTAAGGCAGCTTTGAGCCCAGTACAAGCTGCTGCTATGGCTGCAGAAAGGAGACTGCATGATGATTTATGGTGTGGGTCCAAGTCTTCGGAGGGTGACATTGGAGTACATGGGAACATTGGAACTTCTCAAAGGCCACAACCGTTCGCATTTACTGATGGTGTCTCTAATATTAAACCGAAGCCAGGTCAGGAAGAAATGGATGATCAAGCAAAGTGGAAATGCAGTATGTGCACTTTATTAAATAAG CCATTGACATTGAGATGTACAGCCTGCGGGACGCTAAAAGAGGACCTGAAGTTTAAGGTTTGGTCTTGCAAATTTTGTACCCTAGACAACAGAGTCGAGCTAGATAGATGCTTAGCTTGTGGAGAATGGAGATACTCGTCCGGCCCTCCTGTCCCTACCCATGGACCTTACGTCGGTACATGA
- the LOC126583382 gene encoding (R)-mandelonitrile lyase-like yields the protein MPRPIAFYLLHLAFFFLFVNAIIADARTRGSHRSHQEPSYLKFVVNATDFPTEDYYDYIIVGGGTAGCPLAATLSSRFRVLLLERGGVAYGNRNLMTKEGFLATLMDVNSLDSPTQAFTSEEGVANVRGRILGGSSAINAGFYSRADQDFYMKTSVDWDLQMVNESYEWVERAIVFRPELRTWQSAVRDGLLEAGVDPYNGFNLDHVVGTKIGGSTFDTLGRRHSAADLLNYAKPLNIKVVTHASVERILLASTGPSPASRQSAVGVVFRDSVGRYHHAVLREHGEVILSAGAIGSPQLLLLSGIGPRPYLSSWGIPVAHHLSYVGQYLYDNPRNGISIVPPIPLEHSLIQVVGITESGAYIEAASNVIPFASPARSVFIRTPSAPLYLTVATLMEKTIGPTSAGSLRLASTDVNVNPIVRFNYFSNPVDVHRCVNGTRKIGDILKTRSMEDFKFQGWFGNKDFRFVGPALPVDQSNFELMADFCRRTVSTIWHYHGGCMIGKVVDGDFRVIGTDALRVVDGSTFGISPGTNPQATLMMLGRYVGLRIMKDRKEYKMID from the exons ATGCCGAGGCCCATTGCGTTCTACCTTCTACACTTGGcgttcttcttcttgtttgtcAACGCCATTATCGCCGACGCCCGGACGCGCGGCTCGCACCGTTCTCATCAGG AGCCAAGTTACCTCAAATTTGTTGTCAACGCCACCGATTTTCCAACGGAAGATTATTATGACTACATTATTGTAGGAGGTGGCACTGCTGGGTGCCCCTTGGCTGCGACATTATCATCTAGGTTTCGAGTGCTCTTGCTCGAACGGGGTGGGGTTGCTTATGGAAATCGAAACTTGATGACCAAAGAAGGTTTCTTGGCCACACTCATGGATGTCAACTCCCTTGACTCACCTACTCAAGCCTTCACATCTGAAGAAGGAGTTGCAAATGTCCGAGGCCGCATTCTTGGAGGCAGCAGTGCCATAAATGCTGGTTTCTACAGCCGTGCAGATCAGGACTTTTACATGAAAACCAGTGTCGATTGGGATCTCCAAATGGTGAATGAGTCGTACGAGTGGGTTGAAAGGGCAATTGTGTTTCGGCCAGAGCTGAGGACTTGGCAATCGGCAGTTCGAGATGGGTTATTGGAAGCTGGCGTTGATCCCTACAATGGGTTCAATTTGGATCATGTGGTGGGGACCAAGATTGGTGGTTCAACATTTGACACTTTGGGAAGGAGACACAGTGCTGCAGATCTTCTCAATTATGCAAAACCACTGAACATCAAAGTTGTGACTCATGCCAGTGTGGAGAGGATTCTGTTGGCTTCAACTGGGCCATCTCCAGCGTCCAGGCAGTCTGCAGTGGGGGTTGTTTTTCGTGACAGCGTCGGGAGGTATCACCATGCTGTGTTACGTGAACATGGTGAGGTGATTCTCTCAGCTGGTGCCATTGGAAGTCCACAGCTGCTTCTGCTGAGTGGTATTGGCCCGAGGCCGTATCTTTCATCATGGGGGATTCCAGTGGCTCATCATCTTTCTTATGTTGGGCAGTATCTCTACGATAATCCGAGAAATGGTATCTCAATTGTGCCACCAATCCCACTGGAGCACTCACTAATACAGGTTGTGGGAATTACTGAATCAGGAGCTTACATTGAAGCAGCCTCCAATGTTataccttttgcatctccagcAAGGTCTGTGTTCATTCGGACGCCATCTGCGCCTCTCTACCTCACAGTGGCAACCCTCATGGAGAAAACCATTGGGCCAACCTCAGCTGGTTCTCTGAGGTTGGCTTCAACAGATGTCAACGTGAACCCAATTGTTCGATTCAACTACTTCAGCAACCCGGTGGATGTGCATAGGTGTGTGAATGGGACGCGCAAGATTGGTGATATACTCAAGACCAGGTCTATGGAGGATTTCAAGTTCCAGGGCTGGTTTGGGAACAAAGACTTTAGGTTTGTGGGACCTGCATTGCCTGTAGACCAATCAAACTTTGAGCTGATGGCAGATTTCTGCCGGCGCACTGTTAGCACCATATGGCACTACCATGGGGGATGCATGATAGGAAAGGTGGTTGATGGTGATTTCCGGGTCATTGGTACTGATGCACTCAGAGTTGTCGATGGATCAACATTCGGTATATCACCTGGGACAAATCCCCAGGCTACTCTTATGATGCTTGGGAG ATATGTCGGGCTGAGGATAATGAAAGACCGAAAGGAATACAAGATGATCGACTGA
- the LOC126633805 gene encoding vacuolar cation/proton exchanger 2-like — MLPPSFGAGVVDELVRSVLEGLVGVNKEEAEPGAASGDLSWDGLILEFFIVVEGVGGEDESDEEEAPEITQWEAIGWLAVLIVWVSVLSGYLVDAIQGASDSFNMPVAFISVQLLPIVGNAAEHASAIMFAMKDKLDITLGGAIGSSTQISMFVIPFCVVVGWIMGQPMDLNFQLFETATLFISHTQAISDGICESTRLKDMLSAFSVTMMKSEGMKERRAKHPSEKMAFNRRIPFTCCEQT; from the exons ATGTTACCACCAAGTTTCGGAGCTGGGGTAGTGGATGAGCTTGTACGCTCGGTCTTGGAGGGTCTTGTCGGTGTCAACAAAGAAGAAGCCGAGCCTGGTGCAGCTTCTGGGGACTTGAGCTGGGATGG GCTAATTCTTGAGTTTTTCATTGTTGTG GAAGGAGTCGGGGGTGAAGATGAATCCGATGAGGAAGAGGCTCCTGAGATAACTCAGTGGGAAGCAATTGGCTGGCTTGCTGTTCTAATTGTCTGGGTATCTGTTTTGTCTGGATACCTTGTTGATGCTATCCAG GGAGCGTCTGACTCATTCAACATGCCTGTAGCATTTATCAGTGTTCAACTACTACCAATTGTAGGAAATGCTGCAGAGCATGCAAGTGCTATCATGTTTGCCATGAAGGACAAGCTT GATATCACACTTGGAGGTGCAATTGGATCATCTACACAAATATCCATGTTTGTG ATACCCTTCTGCGTCGTCGTTGGGTGGATCATGGGACAGCCAATGGACTTGAATTTTCAACTGTTTGAGACTGCCACACTTTTTATTAGT CACACACAAGCGATATCAGACGGTATATGTGAAAGTACACGGTTAAAAGACATGCTGAGTGCTTTTTCTGTTACT ATG atgaagtctgaaggaATGAAAGAACgcagagcaaagcacccctctGAGAAGATGGCTTTCAACAGACGCATCCCATTTACCTGTTGCGAACAGACATGA
- the LOC126583895 gene encoding D-3-phosphoglycerate dehydrogenase 3, chloroplastic-like, with translation MASSSIKAISSSALTASPKLSQVPPPPSKPYLLSFLHTTSNRISLKLSHSHNLRSHSFLITNVLKTAESSSDTYVSKSSQLPKQQSSDSTPTILVSEKLGEAGLHVLGGFGNLECAYDLSHEELCAKISTCDALIVRSGTKVTRQVFEAAKGRLKVVGRAGVGIDNVDLQAATEYGCLVVNAPTANTVAAAEHGIALLTAMSRNVAQADASIKAGKWQRNKYIGVSLVGKTLAVMGLGKVGSEVARRAKGLGMHVISHDPYAPADRARAIGVDLVSFEQAVGTADFISLHMPLTPTTSKLFNDKTFAMMKKGVRIINVARGGVIDEDALVRALDSGIVAQAALDVFEEEPPSKDSKLVQHENVTVTPHLGASTKEAQARVAIEIAEAVVGALKGELSATAVNAPMVSPEVLAELSPYVVLAEKLGKLAVQLVAGGSGIKSVRVVYKSARHPDDLDTRLLRAMITKGIIEPISASFINLVNADFIAKDKGLRISEERVAVDTSPECPIASIQVHISNVESKFASCVSENGNISIEGKVKYGKPHLTLLGSFGVDVSLEGNLILCRQVDHPGMIGKVGNILGTENVNVNFMSVGRTVQKKAIMAIGVDEEPKEELLNKIGKVPDIEEFVFLKL, from the exons ATGGCTTCCTCCTCCATCAAGGCCATCTCCTCCTCCGCCTTGACCGCCTCACCGAAGCTGTCTCAAGTCCCTCCACCACCATCCAAACCCTACCTCCTTTCCTTCCTCCACACCACCTCCAACCGCATATCCTTAAAACTCTCCCATTCCCATAATTTGCGTTCCCATTCTTTTCTCATAACCAACGTTCTAAAAACAGCTGAGTCATCATCCGACACATACGTTTCAAAGTCCTCCCAGCTTCCCAAGCAACAGTCTTCAGATTCAACTCCGACCATCCTGGTCTCCGAAAAACTCGGAGAAGCCGGTCTTCATGTCCTAGGTGGCTTTGGCAACTTGGAGTGCGCGTATGACCTCTCCCATGAGGAGCTTTGCGCCAAGATCTCGACATGCGACGCTTTGATCGTTCGGAGCGGAACGAAGGTGACCAGGCAGGTGTTTGAGGCCGCCAAAGGGAGGTTGAAGGTGGTGGGGAGAGCTGGTGTGGGGATAGACAATGTGGATCTGCAGGCGGCCACGGAATATGGATGCCTGGTCGTTAATGCGCCCACGGCAAACACCGTGGCCGCCGCAGAGCACGGGATTGCGCTGCTCACTGCCATGTCACGAAATGTTGCGCAAGCTGATGCTTCCATCAAAGCTG GAAAGTGGCAACGAAACAAGTACATTGGCGTCTCTCTGGTTGGGAAAACATTGGCAGTTATGGGTCTTGGAAAAGTTGGATCCGAAGTTGCTAGACGTGCGAAAGGCTTGGGAATGCATGTTATTTCGCATGATCCTTATGCACCGGCTGATAGAGCGCGCGCAATTGGTGTGGATTTGGTCTCTTTTGAGCAGGCAGTTGGCACTGCAGATTTCATATCACTGCACATGCCTCTCACCCCTACTACATCAAAGTTGTTCAACGATAAAACATTCGCAATGATGAAGAAGGGAGTCCGAATCATTAATGTTGCCCGAGGCGGAGTCATTGATGAAGATGCACTAGTGAGAGCTCTTGACAGTGGAATTGTTGCTCAG GCCGCACTTGATGTGTTTGAAGAGGAGCCTCCATCCAAAGATAGCAAGCTCGTGCAACATGAGAATGTAACAGTCACACCTCATCTAGGAGCTAGCACAAAGGAAGCTCAGGCAC GTGTTGCCATTGAAATAGCAGAAGCTGTTGTTGGGGCATTGAAAGGTGAACTTTCTGCAACCGCTGTCAACGCTCCCATGGTCTCTCCTGAG GTTCTGGCTGAGTTGTCTCCATATGTTGTGCTAGCCGAGAAGCTGGGAAAGTTGGCTGTACAATTAGTAGCAGGAGGAAGTGGGATTAAATCTGTGAGGGTGGTTTACAAATCAGCTCGCCACCCCGATGACTTGGATACCAGACTTCTCAGGGCCATGATCACTAAAGGCATCATCGAACCGATATCTGCCTCATTTATCAATCTAGTCAATGCAGATTTCATTGCGAAGGATAAAGGTCTGCGCATAAGCGAGGAAAGGGTAGCTGTCGACACATCCCCAGAGTGCCCTATCGCTTCAATCCAAGTACACATTTCCAATGTGGAGTCCAAATTCGCAAGTTGTGTTTCCGAAAATGGAAACATAAGCATTGAGGGGAAAGTGAAATATGGAAAGCCCCATCTGACATTGTTAGGATCGTTTGGTGTGGACGTGAGCCTCGAGGGAAATCTCATTCTGTGCCGGCAGGTGGATCATCCAGGCATGATTGGGAAGGTGGGGAACATACTTGGGACTGAGAATGTGAATGTGAACTTTATGAGTGTGGGAAGAACTGTCCAGAAGAAGGCCATAATGGCGATTGGAGTGGATGAGGAACCGAAAGAGGAGTTACTCAATAAAATCGGGAAGGTACCTGATATCGAAGAGTTTGTGTTCCTTAAGCTATAG
- the LOC126582881 gene encoding mitogen-activated protein kinase kinase 5-like, which produces MRPMQPPPGTNPAVVAPPPRRDNQRRRRHDLTLPLPQRDTSLAVPLPLPPPGPSSAQSSSAHSAAQQLINFSELERSNRIGSGTGGTVYKAIHRPTGRVYALKVIYGNHDDAVRNQICREIEILRDVDNPNVVKCHDMFDHNGEIQVLLEYMDGGSLEGQHIGNEKALSDLARQILSGLAYLHRRKIVHRDIKPSNLLINARNQVKIADFGVSRILAQTMDPCNSSVGTIAYMSPERINTDLNHGQYDGYAGDIWSLGVSILEFYMGRFPFSVARGGDWASLMWAICMSHPPEAPHSASREFRHFIACCLQREPSKRLSAAQLLQHPFISGNGGGQPQQPHQNLHHLLPPPRPLSS; this is translated from the coding sequence ATGAGGCCGATGCAGCCGCCGCCCGGAACAAACCCAGCAGTGGTGGCCCCACCACCGAGGCGGGACAACCAGAGACGACGTCGTCACGACCTAACCCTACCGCTACCTCAGCGGGACACCTCGCTTGCAGTACCGCTCCCTCTCCCTCCGCCCGGTCCGAGCTCGGCCCAGTCGTCCTCGGCCCACAGCGCGGCCCAGCAGCTCATCAACTTCTCCGAGCTCGAGCGCTCCAACCGCATCGGGAGCGGAACGGGAGGCACTGTCTACAAGGCCATACACCGCCCGACGGGCCGGGTTTACGCGCTCAAGGTGATTTATGGCAACCACGATGACGCCGTGCGCAACCAGATCTGCCGCGAGATCGAAATACTCCGCGACGTCGACAACCCCAACGTCGTCAAGTGCCACGACATGTTCGACCACAACGGCGAGATCCAGGTTCTGCTCGAGTACATGGACGGCGGGTCGCTGGAGGGCCAGCACATCGGGAACGAGAAGGCCCTCTCCGATTTGGCCAGGCAAATCCTCAGCGGCCTCGCCTATCTCCACCGGCGGAAGATCGTCCACCGCGATATCAAACCCTCGAATCTTTTGATCAACGCGAGGAACCAGGTCAAGATCGCCGATTTCGGAGTGAGTCGGATTCTGGCTCAGACCATGGACCCCTGCAATTCTTCCGTCGGGACCATCGCATACATGAGTCCGGAGAGGATCAACACCGATCTCAATCACGGCCAGTACGACGGCTACGCCGGCGATATATGGAGCCTTGGGGTCAGCATATTGGAATTTTACATGGGTCGGTTTCCGTTCTCGGTGGCGCGAGGAGGCGATTGGGCTAGCTTAATGTGGGCTATTTGTATGTCTCATCCGCCTGAAGCGCCGCACAGTGCTTCCAGAGAGTTCAGGCATTTCATTGCTTGTTGCTTGCAAAGAGAGCCGTCTAAGAGATTGTCGGCGGCGCAGTTGTTGCAGCACCCTTTTATCTCCGGCAATGGCGGTGGCCAGCCCCAGCAACCCCATCAGAATCTTCACCATCTGCTGCCTCCACCGAGGCCTCTTTCTTCTTAG